TTGTAGGATCATCGCAGAAATCTCGGGGGGTGAGTAGATCCGATCACCGATTTCAACGCGTGCCGTGTTATTGTCTCCATGGACAACCTTATACGGCACCAGCTTCATTTCCTCATTGACTTCGTTGTAGAAGCGCCCCATGAACCGTTTAATGGAAAAGACGGTATTCTGTGAGTTTGTCACCGCCTGGCGTTTCGCAGCAGCACCGACAAGCCGTTCTCCGGATTTCGGGAAACCCACGACGGATGGCGTTGTGCGAGCACCTTCAGCATTCGCGATAACGACAGGGTCATTCCCTTCCATCACAGCGACAACAGAATTCGTCGTGCCGAGATCGATTCCTATGATTTTGCTCGATTTGGTTGACATGTCTTGATTACTCCTCTTTGGTTGAAACAGCTCTCGTTGCTGCTGGCACTGTTTAGTGACGCTCCTCTTCGAACCAACAAATACGATTGGCCGGGCCCACCCCACCAGCGGACCCGACCGACCTTGAATTCCCTATGCATCTCCGACATATGCTATTTGACCCTGACCTCGATAGGTTTCGGTTTCAACTCCTCTGCTTTCGGGAGAGAGATGGACAATATCCCATTTTCGAAAACCGCTTCGATATTGTCGCTTTTCAGTGTCACCGGCAGGGCGAAGGAGCGCTGGAACGAGCCGTAGATCCGCTCGCGCCTGTTCACGGTCCTCTCCTTCTCTTCCTTCTCCTGATGTTTCTCGCCTTTGATCGTCAGGATATTGGATTCGAGGCTGATCTTCACATCAACCTTATTGACGCCAGGTAGTTCCATCTTGACGATGTAGCCGTTCCCCTGTTCTGCAATATCCACGGCGGGCGTCCAGAAGGAAGTGATGAAGTTCCCGTCGGCTTGTACACCCCCACGGATGAAGTTTCCGAACATCCGATTCATCTCCCGGTGGATTCCGGAGAAGTCAGAGGGCAACCGGTCCAGCTCAGGGGATGAATTCCATCGAATGAGTGTCATGGTGTGCTCTCCTATTTGATTGCGATGGTGCGAACACGTGCCTGCTGCGACTTCGGCAGCACAACCTTCAGTATCCCGTTCTCGAGTTCTGCGCTGATGTTGCTTGCATCGATTTCGACTGGGATCCGAATTGATCGATTGAAATCGCGAATGGCCATTTCTTTGAGGAGTATCTGCGCTTCCTGAGGATTGGCATACGGCGTTCGCTTACCTTCGATGGTCAAGACGTTCTTTTCGAACGTGATCTTCACGTCCTCTTTCTTCACACCAGGGAGCTCAAGGATTGCGAGGTATTCACTTTCGATCTCGGTGATATCCATTGAAGGGACTGAACTTCTGGCAGATTGGTATTCTGTTGGAATGCTCTCCTCGAGGAGTTCATTCATCGTTTTCGGAAAATCGAATTGCAGCAGCATGGTGAGTCCCTTTCTGAGTTTTTGTTTTTGTATGCTTGTGACACACAAGTGGCAATCTGCGTGCCAACAGTCTCTCGTCAATGGAAACCAGTAATTCAGCGTATTTTCAGAGAGTTTGCTCCAGCCGTGAACCAAAGCGCAACGTCAGCCAGCCATTTTGGCAGGATTTGTTCATCACAATTGTCACGCTATTAAGCTATTCTGTCAGGACGACTGAAAATATTTCAGGTCGCCTCCGCGTTTGCTTCAGTTGATTCTGAGGCGTGTTTTAACTATTCTATTTTTCCGCCAAGCACTTCACTTGCACAATCGAATCCATTCACACAATTTGAGGTCTCTCATGCGTCGTCTACTGCTCCTGCTCATTCCTTGCGCTTTGGTGCTCGCACAAAACCCGAAAATTCCGAAAGAAGCACGAGTCGGTTATCAGTCAATCAATGCAAATGACCTCAGCGCCAGACTTCACTTCATCGCTTCACCGGATTTGGAAGGACGGGAGACAACCACGCGGGGACAAAAGATCGCAGCACGGTACATAGCATCGGAATTTCAGCGACTTGGGCTCAAACCAATCGGTGACAGCGGCACGTATTTCCAACGGTTCAACGCGGAGGCCACAAAGATCAGCGACCAATCCAATCTTGCCGTCACGATGAAGCAAGGCAGTTCGAATTTTATGATCGGAAAAGACTTCATCGCCTACTCTGCCCTGGATGCTCCGGTGACAGCTCCCGTCATCTTCGTGGGGTATATGGACGCCAAAGTTGACTCATCGCTCACCAAGGGAAAGATCGTCATGGCATTGCCCGGACGCAAGGAAGACGGCCGCGACACCAGCGTTTCACCTCGTACGCGTATGGGCCTTGTTCGTCTCTTCCCCGGAAGCCTCGCCAGAATCATCATCGCAGATGAATCCGGCCCACTCTCCATTGAGGGACAATCGGCCAGATTCGAAGCGGCTATGAAACGTGGGTCAATGGCGGTCGTCGGCGCCCAGGCACGCCCTGGCCGGGCCACTGGTGGTTTTCCGCCATTGGTAAGCCCCGGCATGGCGACTGCGATTCTGAAGGAAACGGGGAAAACACTTGCCCAATTGCGCCTCTCAGCGTACCAAGATTCTTCGTTTCAACCGATTGCCCTTACTCAAGCGACGGTCACCATCGATATCAAGAACTCGAAAGAGTTGAAGACGACAGAAAACGTGGTTGGATTCATGGAAGGATCCGATCCGAAGTTGAAAGATGAGGTCGTGGCATTTACCGGTCACTACGATCACCTTGGGGTCACTCCGGATGGAGTAGTGTACCCCGGTGCAGATGACGACGGGTCAGGAACCGTGACCGTACTCGAACTGGCAGAAGCATTCACGTCAAATCCTGTCAAACCCAAGCGAAGCATGCTCTTCATGACTGTGGTCGGCGAAGAAAAGGGACTCTGGGGATCCGAATGGTACGTGAACCACCCGATCCTCCCTCTTGAGAAAACCGTCGCAGATCTCAATACTGACATGATTGGCCGGACGGACAAGAAGTATGATGATCTCAAGAGCTCCAACTACGTCTACGTGATCGGATCAGACAAAATCAGTACGCAGCTTGACAGTGTGCTGAAGGCATCAAACAAGGAAACCGAGAACCTCATTCTTGATTACACTTTCAACGACGACAAGGATCCCAATCAGTTCTATCGCCGCAGCGACCACTACAACTTTGCCAAGAATGGAGTCCCGATTGTGTTCTTCTTCACGGGCGTCCATGCCGATTACCATCGGCCGACCGACACGGTGGACAAGATTCTTTTCGACAGAATGGTGCGGATCGTTCGCGTCATCTATGCAACAGGATGGAAAGTCGCCAACATGAAGGGCGGGCTGGTAAAGAACGTCGGCTCTTCCCTGTTCGCGAAGTAACGGGGATGTACACAAAACAAGAGCTCCTCCAGGGATTGGCAACGCAGGTTATCGGGAAGAAGATCTTCGTTTTCGAGACGATCGATTCCACGAACGCTTGTGCGCACACACTCGGTGATGCGTCCGCTGAAGAAGGCGGCGTCGTCGTGGCCAACTTCCAGACAAACGGCCGGGGCCGGTTGGGAAGACCGTGGCACTCCGAGCCTGAATCCAGCCTCTTGTTTTCAGTGTTGCTCCGTCCCGACATTCAGGTCGAATCGTCGGGCCTGCTCACGCTGTATGCGTCGGTTGCGGTGGCACGGGCAATCGAGCAATGCATAGGAGAACCCGTCGAATGCAAGTGGCCAAATGACCTCCTTCTGCACGGGAAGAAGTTCTGCGGCATTCTCCTGGAAAATTCGCTGCAGCAATCCGGACTGGCGTATGCGGTTGTCGGGGTTGGCGTCAACGTGAACCAATCGCAGCTTCCACCCGAAATCTCGGAACGGGCAACCTCCCTGGCTCTTGAAACCGGCAGGGTTCATGACCGAAAAGCTGTGTTCCACGCCATCCTCCGTGAGATGGACGGAATGTACGTGCCGGTGCGCGGCGGAGATTTTTCACTCGCTGTGTCAGAGTGGACAAGACGATGCACCATGTTCGGCAAGACCGTCAAGGTGCAGCAGCACGAACAAGCGATCGAAGGGACGGCCCTGCGGCTGAACCACGATGCAGGCCTCATTATTTCCACTACCTCAGGCATGCTCACGGTCTATGCCGGTGATGTCACACTTGTATCGTGAAAACCAAACGAATACGTCTGAAGGACAGCAACGATGCTCCTCGCAATAGACATCGGTAATACGCATACGGTATTTGGGGTCTACAGGAAGTCTGCACTCATCGCAGATTGGCGCGTGACAAGCATGCTGCAGAGAACAGAGGACGAAGTAGGGACGCAGGTCAGCCTTTTCCTCAGAGAAAAGAAGATCGCCCTGACGGCAATCAAGGGTATCGGCATCTCTTCCGTTGTTCCCAATCTGACTGACATCTTCTCCGCCATGGCCCGGAAGTACTTCAGAGTCGAGCCGTTGAGTATTTCGTCCTCCCTTGACCTTGGGATAAAGATCCTCTATGACGACCCTCATTCCGTCGGGGCTGACCGTATCTGCAACGCTGTGGCCGGGTTTGCTTCGTTCGGAGGCCCGCTGATCATCATCGATTTCGGCACAGCGACAACGTATGACGTCGTCTCCGGCAACGGAGATTATCTCGGAGGCGTCATCGCTCCCGGCATCGAAACATCTGCTGTCGATCTTCACAGGCGCGCCGCGAAGCTGCCAAAGATAGAGCTCCACTTTCCAAAGACGATCATTGGGAAAGACACGGTTTCGAGCATGCAGGCCGGCATTCTCTATGGAGCAGTTGACGCTCTTGAGGGGATGGTGGAGAGGATTCAGGGTGAAATCCGAAAACGTGAACGGAAGGATGCTCTTGTCATTGCTACGGGGGGGTTTTCCCTTCTGATGGCAAGCCGCTCGCGGGCGATTTCGGAGTGCGTCCCTTCCCTTGTTCTCGACGGAGTGCGCATCATACACGAAAGGACAAGCAAACTCAAGAGCCGGGTGTAGCAGAGAGCAAAGTCGTTTCTCCCATTTTGCGGACGCCGTACGGAAGCAAACCGATCTACCCTCGTCAACGCGAAACAGCCTCCTCCCAATTTCCCGGGAGGAGGCTGTGTGTTGAAGAACCCCACTCATTCAGAAT
This genomic window from Ignavibacteriales bacterium contains:
- a CDS encoding Hsp20/alpha crystallin family protein; its protein translation is MTLIRWNSSPELDRLPSDFSGIHREMNRMFGNFIRGGVQADGNFITSFWTPAVDIAEQGNGYIVKMELPGVNKVDVKISLESNILTIKGEKHQEKEEKERTVNRRERIYGSFQRSFALPVTLKSDNIEAVFENGILSISLPKAEELKPKPIEVRVK
- a CDS encoding Hsp20/alpha crystallin family protein, coding for MLLQFDFPKTMNELLEESIPTEYQSARSSVPSMDITEIESEYLAILELPGVKKEDVKITFEKNVLTIEGKRTPYANPQEAQILLKEMAIRDFNRSIRIPVEIDASNISAELENGILKVVLPKSQQARVRTIAIK
- a CDS encoding M28 family peptidase, translating into MRRLLLLLIPCALVLAQNPKIPKEARVGYQSINANDLSARLHFIASPDLEGRETTTRGQKIAARYIASEFQRLGLKPIGDSGTYFQRFNAEATKISDQSNLAVTMKQGSSNFMIGKDFIAYSALDAPVTAPVIFVGYMDAKVDSSLTKGKIVMALPGRKEDGRDTSVSPRTRMGLVRLFPGSLARIIIADESGPLSIEGQSARFEAAMKRGSMAVVGAQARPGRATGGFPPLVSPGMATAILKETGKTLAQLRLSAYQDSSFQPIALTQATVTIDIKNSKELKTTENVVGFMEGSDPKLKDEVVAFTGHYDHLGVTPDGVVYPGADDDGSGTVTVLELAEAFTSNPVKPKRSMLFMTVVGEEKGLWGSEWYVNHPILPLEKTVADLNTDMIGRTDKKYDDLKSSNYVYVIGSDKISTQLDSVLKASNKETENLILDYTFNDDKDPNQFYRRSDHYNFAKNGVPIVFFFTGVHADYHRPTDTVDKILFDRMVRIVRVIYATGWKVANMKGGLVKNVGSSLFAK
- a CDS encoding biotin--[acetyl-CoA-carboxylase] ligase, producing MYTKQELLQGLATQVIGKKIFVFETIDSTNACAHTLGDASAEEGGVVVANFQTNGRGRLGRPWHSEPESSLLFSVLLRPDIQVESSGLLTLYASVAVARAIEQCIGEPVECKWPNDLLLHGKKFCGILLENSLQQSGLAYAVVGVGVNVNQSQLPPEISERATSLALETGRVHDRKAVFHAILREMDGMYVPVRGGDFSLAVSEWTRRCTMFGKTVKVQQHEQAIEGTALRLNHDAGLIISTTSGMLTVYAGDVTLVS
- a CDS encoding type III pantothenate kinase; the encoded protein is MLLAIDIGNTHTVFGVYRKSALIADWRVTSMLQRTEDEVGTQVSLFLREKKIALTAIKGIGISSVVPNLTDIFSAMARKYFRVEPLSISSSLDLGIKILYDDPHSVGADRICNAVAGFASFGGPLIIIDFGTATTYDVVSGNGDYLGGVIAPGIETSAVDLHRRAAKLPKIELHFPKTIIGKDTVSSMQAGILYGAVDALEGMVERIQGEIRKRERKDALVIATGGFSLLMASRSRAISECVPSLVLDGVRIIHERTSKLKSRV